The window GGAAAACCCCACTGAACTTTGGGGTAAATAATTCCAACTGTTTGGCATAAACTACACTAAAACAAAATTACTGTGTTCTGTCAGTGTTCTCCAACATTTATATGGACATTAAAATCAACATGAACATCTACTGAGCCCTTACATGGCCAAGCACAGCCCTACCCTCTTCACattaattatttaatcctcacaacctcgTGGGTAGTGTTGTTTTAAAAGCCACTGATAGCTGAGGAAACAAAGGCCTTAGGGGGTTAAGAAACTACCCAACACCATCCCCAACAGATGGGCCGAGGTTCTGAATTCAGGCTGCCTCCAGTCTTACCCACTAATCCATGATGCCTCAATACGCAACATTTAAGCCTAAATTCCAAAGTCATCTCCTTAGGgttgcaaaaacaaaacccaaaccagcACTACTTAAAGCGTGTATTCTCCAAGAACTGCATTTAGCATCTCAGAGCTGAGCGAGCTGAACGTCTGTACTGGGGAAAAACAGGTGAGATTCTGATCAATACCTTTTTGCCATCGAGGATTATCCCGTGATAGCGTAAACATCCCCCACGTCCCtaattataaatacatgtaaaaagaCCCGACTGGGTTTCTGCTGGCAATGCAAAACAGATCGACAGGGAGACCACCACTCCGTATTCTAGACTCAACTTGACCTCATCTGAAATATATTCTGTACTTTCTACGGTGCGTTTCACCTCCCTCAGTCTAGTCTTGCTTTCCCACTTCCTTTAAAGTGGGTTGAAATAAGCATTACAGAATAGAGGTCAGGTAGAAAGGGACTGTGGCAGAGGAGCGCCGAAATCACAGAATCTGTGGGAAAGTGAGGATAAAATTCTagagcctcaaaaaaaaaataaaaaattctagagCCTCAAACTCGTTCCCACAGGTGTAAAAGGACAAAGGAATGCCCCATTAGCCAGGTAGGCGAGAAATCACGTCCATCTCTCAGCCGGCCCCTGGAGGTGAGCAGACCAGACACCGGGCGGCCTCACTGTTTTTGCAGCCTCGCAGCGACGCTCCGGAGTCCAATAGCCCACAGCTTCCCATAAGGCCGCAAGCAGCGCGGATGGCACACACTAGCGCATTACCGCTGGTTGCCAGAGATACTGCCCAGCCATCTCACCCAATCAGCACATATCTCTTTGCGTCCAATCACAGAAGCGGAAGAGCTGAAGTCGGAGGTAAAAGGTCACGCCGCTTTTTGGCGGCCATTTCTCTTGGAGCACCGCGATTCCGGCCCTGCTGTAGGTGCTCCAGTCACGAGGGACGACAACAGCAGGGTCGGGGACTTGTAACCTGCAGTATTTGCCCGTCGTTACAATGGTAAGGAGGAAAAGAACAGCTGGAGTCGCCGGAGAGAAGGCGGGTGACCCGCCTTCCGGGCCTTGGTTGGTTCGCGCGTTTCCCATTCATCCGCGTGAGGAGCAGCGCCCCGGCTCGCTACCCGCTTTCTTCCTGCTCTGGGGTCTGAGGCGCGcgctccttcctctgccctccgCTCCCCAGGAGTGCACCTGCCCCCTTACCCCTCTTCGTTTGAGCCTGAGGCATCTTTGCTGGCTGGAGCCACAGGGTCAGGGTAACGACGAAGCGGTTTTTCGCGTCCCACTTACCACGCTGCGGAGTCCCCTTTTCATTCCATGATGTTGGGACTCGCAGCTCCGCAGTGCCCTGGAACTCTGAGCTCAGGCTTTGGagcatccatttgttcatttagcAGATATTCAGCTCATGCTACCTGGCAGATGCTGTGCTAGGAGCTGGGAACATAAAGTGAAAAGTACTGATGCGAACCCAGTCAGCTGTGGGAGGCATTAATCAAATAGTAACGGAAGTATATAATTGCAAGTAGTGTTAAGTGCTAAGAAAGAAGTAGACAGGATGCTGTGATGGCACATTAGAAGAGTGGTCAGGGATGGCATTCCCTGGAAGGGGACGGATGCAATCTGAAACCTAAAGGACGTGAAAATACAGCGCCTTAAAAAGCAGGAGGAAGAGTGTACCAAGCACAGGGAACATGAGCATAGGCCCTAGGTACGGAAGGAAAGCTTGACCACTTAGAGGAATTGACAGAAAGCCACAGCTGCTTGCAAGAATAGTGGTTATGAGACAGGGTCAGGCAAGATCTCTCAGGTCATGTTAGGAGGTCAGCATTCTCCAAGTGCAAGTGGAAGCCATTGGTGCATTTAAGCAGAGCtataacatgatttaaaaatagtaaaaataatagataataagTTGGAGAAAGACAGGAGTGACAATGGGAGACTCAGGAGGTTATTGCGGTCGTCCCATGTCCTTGGAGATCACCAAATATGCTTATCTTAAATGGGTTTAGTATTCATAGCTAAGTTTCTTGGTTCTTTCTTTGGGCTGATGGGTGAGCAGATGAGGGACAGAAAAAATGTCTGAATTCACTGAGGATACTCTCGTTTgcagaataaacaaacattaaGTAGTAGCTCATATATAGAAGGCACTGCTAAGTCAGGTAAGACCCAGTCCTAGCTCCCAGAATTCAGCGAAAGACTGTCAAATGTGATCTGTCCCCTGCTTCATTCTGTAGCCTCATATATGGGACTCTGACAACACTGAATTGTTTGTATGTCCCTGACATCACTTTGTTGcttaattcttccttccttttacatAGGTAGCTTCCCCTGCCTATTTTTTCCCTCTAGAAATACCTCTCATCCTTTAAATCGGAggcattatttccttttctcttgatGCTGGATTAGTTTGGTACCCTTATACATAGCATATCTCCTCTTACTACAATGCAATATAAattgtctctctctgtgtgttttgtccttccccctcccactgtgagcttcttgaggaCAAACATTGTCACCtgcattattgttattgttttctttttctttgttttttttttttaactgcctcTACCTTTGTTTCTTTATAGCCTGGAACAGTGAATGATGCATATTAGGTATTCAGTGtttcttaaggaaataatgaatacttttttataaattttgatggGTTGAAGAAGAAATTGGCTAATTAGGTATTTACATTTCTCTGGTGCTCTTcaacaaataaaagtgaaaattaatgtGAGGAGTCAAGAGTTTGCTTCATTTGGATACCATCAAATTTTGGTGCTTTGGTAGCAAAGACTAGGTGGTGGGAGCTTAGTTCAGGAAAATGATTGACTGagttctttttttgttcattttgcagAGTTTGCCCCTTAATCCCAAACCTTTCCTCAATGGATTGACAGGGAAGCCAGTAATGGTGAAACTTAAGTGGGGAATGGAGTACAAAGGCTACCTGGTATCTGTAGATGGCTATATGAACATGCAGGTAAGTTAAAGATTTATAAAGAtcattaaattgtatttattttcttcaccttATTCCTCAAAGGTTTAGTGTGActtataagaataaaattaattaaattgacaAAGCAAAATTCAGGAATAGAGTCAAGGACAGGATATTATAACTGATAAACTACGTATGAGAAAGGTGTTAAACAAAAAATCAGCCACAGATGTGACTCCTAGTGATTAAAGCAAGAAGAGCTCAGATGTTTGATTCATAATGCCATAAGGAAAACACATTGGTTTTCACAAAAAGCAAAACATCCCAGCACTTAGCTCTGAAAGAAATTTTTCAAGTgaaatttttaagtcttttaatgAATGCTAAAGGCACAACATCAAAATAATTCCATAAAAGCATTTCTTGAGGGAGAAAGCATACCAGCCAAAGGAATTGATTAACTGACTACATGTCTGTTACACTAGCTTCTGTAAATGTTTCagccaggtttttaaaaatatatataacataaaatttaccactttaatcATTTTCACGCATGCAACTcaagtggcattaagtacattcacattgttgtgcagccattacCAGTATCCACTTCCCCAGTTTTTTCATAAACCCAAAATGGAagtctgtacccattaaacaataactctacccattaaataataacgcCCCCTTTCCCTTGCCCCAGCCCTTGGCAAATACTATTCTTTCTGTGTATTCTAGGTACCTATATAAATAGAATCCTACAATGTTTGTTcttttggcttatttcatttaacataatattttcaaggttcatccatgttgtagcatgtatcagaatttcattcctttttaccgctgaaattaatattccattgcatatatatactgcattttaatccattcttctgttgatggacatttgaattattccactttttggctattgtgaataatgcggTGAACATGACTGTACAGATATCTGCCAGAGTCttggctttcatttcttttgggtatatatccagaagtggaatgctggatcatatagtgattctctgtttaattttttgagacactgccatactgttttccatagcagcagtgccattttacattccatcAGCAATGCCCACAGATTCCAATTTCTTCACGTTCTTACTAAcacctgttgtttttgtttttgtttttttttgataatagtcatcctggtgagtgtgaagtggtatcttcattgttttgacttgcatttccctaattagcAGTACTGAGatctttttatatccttagtgGCCATTTATAcagtcttctttggagaaatgtctagttaTGCCCTTTACCCATATTTAAATTGgggtctttgttttttgttgcatAATTATAGTTTCCAGCCAGGTTTTTGAAGAAACAATTTGAGgttatatttttctgaaactcaGGTATTTATGTGACTGGTTAATGGCAGATGGATGAATTTTAAAGGTTACCTAGACAGGTGGTCAGTCCAACCATGATTCCAGGTATTCCATACTGGTAGGACTTATAACTTGTAGGCAGAATACTAACAGGATTACTTGCAGGCAAAAAGCTGAGATTTTCCTTAATTTAAGAGTTTACCCCCTGAATAGATGATGCTCAGGTCCCCAAAGTTCTTATAGAGCATGGTTTTGTCCTGGAAAATTCCCCAAGTAGGAATCATTTATGAAGGCCATAGAAGAATCTGAAGAGTGCCCCTTGTGCTGAAAATGTTCCAGACTTAGAACAACTTTATGAATGTTCCAGACTTAGAACAACTTCCAGACTTACACAACTTTATGAATATAGTTAAAACCACTGACCTGTACACTTTAgaaagtgaattttatgttacgggaattatatctcagtaaaaaaaaaaaaaaggaataaagaatacccaccaaatatttggttttaaaatggaGCTTCCTGGTGAGCCTGCCAGTTATGGAATGTATCTCTAAGTAACTAACCACATTGATGATGCctaaaatatcataaataaatgtttaccacAGAATAGATATATAACCCACCATCCACAATTTAGTAATGAAAATGTTGAGTTTCAGTATTTATGAGTGAATTTCAAATGCCAATTCCTGAGGCGTTTTGggtcaaaaatttttaatgagtttattattgttgttgttattattactaaagTATAGTTGCTTAAAACTATAtgtttagttttaggtgtataccATAgagattcaacatttatataccctacagtgtgattaccacaataagtctagtaaccatctgtcactgtacaaagttattatgatattattgactgtattccctgggCTGATAATTATATCcctgtgaatattttataaatggaagtttgtaaGGTCGttcttcatttttaaccttttaagaactttttttctgtttattagcacataattaaaaaaaaaattcttattcaGTTCTTTGGTTTGGATGATGACTAATATCAAAGTACTTGGTATTTTAGCCATAGCTTTTGTACACCCATTGGGTTCCTCAATATGTTACTACAGTGGAACATCATTACTCCAAGAAAAGTTAATGTCTGCTTGCTTCTTTGCAATTGaattttcagaaaactttttaattgaaatgtacTCAATAAATTGGGAGACTGCCTTCCTCAATACATTGTTTTAATGTCTAATAGAAAAACATATTACacaacagagatttaaaaaactatGTTGAAATGAGCTTTACTATATATTAGTTCTATATCCATCAATGTTAAACTTTACTGAGTAtttatatgaaactaaaaagtacTACAATAGTAATAGAAAGGTTATCTTCTAGTATTAATTATAGATAAATGTGAGTTGGTATAAAAAGGTCTCAGTTAATAAGTTCTGTCACCAGTGTTAGGTGTTTTATACTATTTACTTTCTGTATCATactaatgtgttttctttttatttaaagcttGCAAACACAGAAGAATACATAGATGGAGCATTGTCTGGACATCTGGGTGAAGTTTTAATAAGGTAACCAAACAGCAGTAATTGTACATATAACgagtattagaaataatttagtgCTTCAATTTCAGAATTACGTTTTAAGTTCCTATTTAACATAGTAGTCTACAACTAGACTTCAGGAGTCTTTGAAATTGTTAAAGTTgtcaaagaagatttaaatattttggagCTATTCATCCTTAAGATTTTTCTAGTATTGATATTAAACTTCTAGCTCTTAGCTGGAACCTTTTTCAATGATTTTAGTTGTAGGAGCTTGGTTTTGAATTTTAGTTGTGTCTGGATGCATTTTTGGGATTTTTGTTACACTCATTTTCTAGAACTAACTTTACACCCAATTTAGTCATTATTCTCTTTGGAAGATcatgagataccattttataacaaccaaatggtaaaaaaaaaaaaagtgccatgtgctttttaaaaaaacaatggtagaaacatttttttaaaagagaaagaatgatatATTGTAAATTTAGcatttagtattttttataatgaaaaaaatctagtaGTTGTAAATCAGATCTTATGTGGTTTCCAGTTGGAACAACAAAATGCACTGTTTTTCTATTTACAGGTGTAATAATGTGCTTTATATCAGGGGTgttgaagaagaggaagaagatgggGAAATGAGAGAATAACATCTTTTGTGggtatttttttataaaataaaaaaattttcattctgACTGGTGAACTATTCATATTCAGATATTTACAGGCAAAGTTCAAATGTTGAAACAATTGAAAGATTATCCACAAAAGTAATGCTTGAAAAATCACCCAACTTCATTCAAGCTGGTTTTCTTTTGGAAGCCCaatactctatttttttctaaaagggaaaattatttatATGCTTTATGTTTATAAAGGTGAATTTCATCCCTTTCttgtaattatatattaactGAGACCTTTTAAAAGCAACtgcttttaaagttattttgagccatttttaacatgtataaagttaaacattttcttacaaatatataatgtattttacttaGTTGACAAATTACATAATATATCAGTGTAAGCTAAATAATGTACACATATTATAGCTAAAATTGAAACATCAcctgaaaatttaaatgattgtGGATATAGAACACAACAGAAATTGTAAACACATTTAGGCTGAAGACATGGTTTGTTCACTTAAGAGAATTAAGTTTTCTGAACAGAACTCCTTAATGTGAGTTAAAAACTAGTCTTACAGTTATGTTCTAAGAACATAACCTAGtggttttcatttcagttttaaacTCCTCAAAAACCCTTAAGATGTATTAGAGTTGAACATTAAAATCTATACTCCATGGTGATAAAATGTATACTGTGAACTTTCCTGTGGACTGGTTTTTTCAACCAGACTTTAAATGGGTCATTTAAAGTCTGATGTTGACAGAGACTGCCACTGCTGCAATTTAATGATCGTTCACCATATAGTTACATCAGTAGACTTTAGATGTGAATCTCCAACTGGGACAACTCAACGTGTAGATATATAATGTTTAgaataatacttaaaatatggATAATGAAAGGcttcaacaacaaaacaaaataactccCATTCCCAATCCTGTAACCTTTAGAACAAAGCCTCTCTTCAAATTGGGGAGGCCAGCATATAGGGCAGAATATTGCCATCATTGAAAGCCAAAATCTACAAAATATACCTAAAACATTACTGCTTCAATTCAAGTGAAAAAATATTCATCCtctactgattttgtttttgtatccttGATTAAAAGTAGTTCATGTTTGTCACTGGATGGAGGTTTTGAACGGTAGACAAGTCGTCTTCCCagctgaaacaaaagaaaaaatatttaatattcttcaGCATAACCTTTCTCTATTGAagtgtaaataaattaatattaacttGATTTTTTCCCAAGGAATAATATGGTTTAGAATAGTAAATAATTAGTTACAAAGGGATTGAGAACCTTGGGCCAACATGCTAGGCAAAGTAAAGTAACTGATGGCACATTAGAGTATGCAGAAGATAAAGCAGTTAGGTTTTATGGGGAAGTGGGAGATTTAGGTCAATTCAGACATGTCAGCCTAGAAAAGGACCATGCCTGAGGCCAGCATTTCTCAGTGCCACAtctagtttttcttcctttggttgGAAGAGATTGCTCTTCTCTGTTGAGAGTACCTGTTGACTAgcattttaaaatcctgttaaaCAAAACTTGAGAAAACCATGTGCTGTCTTCAACACTAGTAATCCTGTTGACTCTTGGAAGTGTTCCCACCAGAACAGGCTCAGGGAAATCCCTAGTTTCACACCTGTTCATTCTCTCTGGGGCATACACTAAAGTACATCGtgctaattatttttctcttttagtcttATCCCCcataatctttttttgttttgttttgcttatataTCTGAATTTGTGTAAAttaaatggatgagaaaactatTTATATTCTACTGGACTTCACATTTGATGGGACATCTCCTTTGTGTCTCAAAACGGGCGCTTCCCCTATGTGAAACAGTGCCCTGCATTGGAGAATGTTTGACATTCCTGGCCCAGTGAACTAAACAGTAGTGTTCCTGCCTATTATACCAACAAAAATGTCCTTAGGGGACAGGAATCCCTAAATTACTTTTTGAAAGTCAGAATTTTGTTTTCCACTGTCAGTGATCTCCTTTGGTAACTTTTGGTATTAATATGTCTGAGAAAATCTCCAGTGATGAAGTGTCCCAACTGGGTAAGAACTTCTATCACAGATCTTCATGCCTTGTCAACTTatcagatcattttttttttccaattttcttccagttttagttttcattctcAGTTTTCGTTTGTTAATTCAATAAGCACTTGTGGAGTGTCCACTCTGTGGCAGGCATTGGGGATACAAAGGTCATAAAACTCATTCATGGTCTAGAAGGAAagatggatatattttaaaataatcatttcaatTTTGTGGGTTTATTGAATAACGTACATATGGGAGGGTGATGAATGGTTAATTCTTTGGGAAGAAGAGGACAAGTCAGGTCTTCATAGGAAGCGTTGAACTTTTTAGAAAagcacagacttttaaaaatgcttatttaaataaactaacatatttaaatagttaaataaaataaggtaattaTCACTTTTTGACATACATATTCAGTTATACTTCAGAACTTTTTTCAAGTACTTCAAAAGGCTGGTTGTGAGGTGCACAGCATTCACTGTAGGTCAGCTATTTCTATGGTAAGGATCAATGTCCACATTAGCTTTGTAGATAGCTTTCAAATTGGCTTCCTGGAATATATTTTAGACCCTAACTTAGAGGAGGGAGAGTGGCATCCGGAAACAAAAGGCCCTGCACACACAGTGCAGAGGTGTGGACCGTAAGCACTCAGTGACTGCCCAGTCCCCAGCTTCTTACTGCAGGGGATCGTGCAATATAAAGAACCTTGGCTTCTGGTCCTGACTCTGCTGCTAAATCTGAAGTGACACTGGGTAAATCATTTTAACTTCGACCATTAATCTCATTATTTTTACAGTGTGAGGATTGGAAGACCCTTCCAATTAAATGTGATTCTCTAGGTTCACTATCTtcattgttaagtgaaagaagcaaagtTCATAGCTACCATTTATAAGaagaatatacacaaatacataggATATTTTTGGAAGGATGGGGATGAAACTCAGCAGTGGTTGCTTCCAGGGAGGGGAACTGAGGATGACTTAATTTTCACTGAATACTCTTGTATCTTTTGAACTTTGAACCATATGCTTGTACcacctattatttttaaaaagaattctctgGTTTCATGAACCTGGAgctaaagaaaaagaggagaggggaCAGGTTTCTTTTACTGAAAAGGAGGTCTAATGGAGAACTGTTACCCAGAAATTTGAATTGTAAAAGTAGCAAGGAACCAGAGAGACCAATTGAAGCTGTAAGCAAGAAAGATTATTTTACTGAAGTTCATCCTGGATAAATTAGATGGATTAGGCATTTTGTTTTCATACCACAGAAGCACTCACATTGATGTATCTGGACCTATTAATAA of the Rhinolophus sinicus isolate RSC01 linkage group LG02, ASM3656204v1, whole genome shotgun sequence genome contains:
- the SNRPF gene encoding small nuclear ribonucleoprotein F; this encodes MSLPLNPKPFLNGLTGKPVMVKLKWGMEYKGYLVSVDGYMNMQLANTEEYIDGALSGHLGEVLIRCNNVLYIRGVEEEEEDGEMRE